The following DNA comes from Miscanthus floridulus complete chloroplast genome, cultivar PI295762.
TTACTTAGAAGTCTATTTTGTACAAGATCCCCTCCTATCTGATAGAAAAGGGTCCCATGATCCCGAGCCGGTCTTATCTTGGCTCGCAAACCCCAAGTTTGTCTATGAAGAGCTAATCTAATTGTATTAGTTTCTATAATGGATTTCTTATGTGGAATACTAATGGATAGGGCCTCGTTGCTAAGTGCTACAAGATCTAGTGCACTGGAACTCGTGGTTATGGACCCGAATCCTTTAGTATGGAACATTGTCTTTTCCAAGTAAAAACCCCTAGTATATGAAAGAATGAAAAGGTGCTTTCGTTCTTGTGGAATAAGAAGCCCTCGTACCTTAATGAAAGGAAAATAGGAATTTTTCGTTAGGTATTTGACCAAATAGGATCGTCCAGTTCCTATAGAACCTATCACTAAAATACCCGATAGGGCTAAGCGGAACGAAAAGGGTTTTCCATGAGATGGTAAATGAAAACGATTAGCCCCACACGAGGTTTGGGAATAAGTGATTGTCTGATAATGAGCAAGGAATATACGTCTTTCTGCTAAAGAGGATCTATTAAACTCATAATTCATTAGATCCTTGTTAGCAATGTCAACTAGGTATCATAAGTAAATGGATCTCGGTTGTTCAATCCTTTGATAACCAAGGTCATTCTTTGCTAAAGAGAAATGATCACTATGGGTCAGACTCAATAGAATTGGATCCATTCCAAATAGCGAGAATTAGGATTCTTGATCCCTCTCAATCTCTCTTTCAATTCGAGGATCCGGAGAGGTTTTTTCATAGTCATCTCCGAATATTTGCCATCTCCGAATATTTTCGATTTCATTTTTCTATGATATGTCTTTCTATATGAAAATTGGTTATTTACGATGTACGATGATCCCTGTTAAGCATCCATGGCTGAATGGTTAAAGCGCCCAACTCATAATTGGTAAATTTGCGGGTTCAATTCCTGCTGGATGCACGCGAACGGGAACGGTCTATTGGAACTGGCTCTCTATCCATGGAATCTCATCCATCATCCATACATAACGAATTGGTATGGTATATTCATACCATAACATAAGAACAATAAGAACTCGAATTCTTATCGATACTGGAACTCAGAGCATAGGAGGGAAAGTCGATTTATGGATGGAATCAAATACGCAGTATTTACAGAAAAGAGTCTTCGTTTATTGGGAAAGAATCAATATACTTTTAATGTCGAATCGGGATTCACTAAGACAGAAATAAAGCATTGGGTCGAACTCTTCTTTGGTGTTAAGGTAGTAGCTGTGAATAGCCATCGACTACCCGGAAAGGGTAGAAGAATGGGACCTATTCTGGGACATACAATGCATTACAGACGTATGATCATTACCCTTCAACCGGGTTATTCTATTCCACTTCTAGATAGAGAAACGAACTAAAGGAGAATACTTAATAATACGGCGAAACATTTATACAAAACACCTATCCCGAGCACACGCAAGGGAACCGTAGACAGGCAAGTGAAATCCAATCCACGAAATAAATTGATCCATGGACGGCACCGTTGTGGTAAAGGTCGTAATGCCAGAGGAATCATTACCGCAAGGCATAGAGGGGGAGGTCATAAGCGCCTATACCGTAAAATCGATTTTCGACGGAATCAAAAAGACATATCTGGTAGAATCGTAACCATAGAATACGACCCTAATCGAAATGCATACATTTGTCTCATACACTATGGGGATGGTGAGAAGAGATATATTTTACATCCCAGAGGGGCTATAATTGGAGATACTATTGTTTCTGGTACAAAAGTTCCTATATCAATGGGAAATGCCCTACCTTTGAGTGCGGTTTGAACTATTGATTTACGTAATTGGAAGTAACCAATTAGGTTTACGACGAAACCTAGAAATCGATCACTGATCCAATTTGACTACCTCTACGGGATAGACCTCAACAGAAAACTGTTGAGTAACGGCAGCAAGTGATTGAGTTCAGTAGTTCCTCATAGAAAATTATTGACTCTAGAGATATGGTAATATGGAGAAGACAAAATTGTTTGAAGCACGCACAGAACCGGAAGCGCCCCTTGTTTCAAAGAGAGGAGGACGGGTTATTCACATTTAATTTGATGGTCAGA
Coding sequences within:
- the rpl23 gene encoding ribosomal protein L23 (50S ribosomal protein L23) yields the protein MDGIKYAVFTEKSLRLLGKNQYTFNVESGFTKTEIKHWVELFFGVKVVAVNSHRLPGKGRRMGPILGHTMHYRRMIITLQPGYSIPLLDRETN
- the ycf2 gene encoding Ycf2 (hypothetical protein RF2), producing the protein MNYEFNRSSLAERRIFLAHYQTITYSQTSCGANRFHLPSHGKPFSFRLALSGILVIGSIGTGRSYLVKYLTKNSYFPFIKVRGLLIPQERKHLFILSYTRGFYLEKTMFHTKGFGSITTSSSALDLVALSNEALSISIPHKKSIIETNTIRLALHRQTWGLRAKIRPARDHGTLFYQIGGDLVQNRLLSNNPIDPISIYIKRQSCQEAAFSLAKRYFELGTSMKRLTRLLSLLSFSGGPVAQDLWSSPGTDEKVGRFLWTRSE